The nucleotide sequence GACGAAGTCCCCAATGAGGCTGACAGAACCTGTTTAAGCCTCGGAATGAAGGTTGATTCTGTCATGAGTTTCAGTTGGCTATAGGCATCGGTGCAGTCCAGATCGCTACTGCTACCACTGAGCATGATGCGTGTGCCATATATGCGCGAATCAAACCTAATCGCAGTCATCGGGTTAGGATCACTCAGCACCTGATCTAGGTTCTTTTGGCCGATGTCGATGCCAATCAAGGTGCATTCTTTGATGTAGTTAAACCACGATTGCTCGATATCTGAGCCAGCGACACGATTTGCATCACCCAACCCAGAGCGATCCATCACCTGTTTTCTCACTTTAATCAGTGACTGTAAACTGGATGCAAAGCCGTATTCCGTCATGGCGGGAGTTGAGAACGCCGTTTCAAACAATCGCGTGATTTGAAAGCCAACAGTCGAAATCGTACTACCTGCGGCAGCAACACCGATGGGCACATTATCAACCACTCGAACTTGTCCCGTGTACGCATCCTCAATGCTCACTCGGGTACTGGGCCCAAACATGGTTGCAAAGACTAGCCATGAGACTAAGACGTGTTGAAAGTTAATCCCACGACCACCTTGCATTAAGGCCTGAACAGAGACCATCAATACCCCAATGAGCAAGCCAATGCGAACCATTGAAGTAAAGTCGCCTGTACCAGTGATCATCGCGACAGCGTTCAGGACCTGCTCTAAAAAAGCCGAATCCCCGATGGAATAGATTTCCCACATGACCTATTCCCCCAGCGCCGTAGATTTAACGGTGTAATAACGCTGTTTGCGAATGGTCTGAATCACCTGGTTAAAATGCGCCAGCAATTCTTGCTCTGAGCCGTATCTTCGCTGCAACGCAGCGTACTCCTCATTGATTTGGCGACGTGCACGTTCAAGGTCTTCAGTTAACAACTTCGCATAGGCATGATCTTCTACACCAGAGGTGCTTCTAGCTGCATTGAGCATGTCTTCAACCAATGCCCGGGCCATCTCAACAGCAATAAATGGTGCAGCTCTTGAAGCAAACGACCTAGCAGCCCCTTCATTTAATGCAGAAAGTGTTCGAATCATGCCGCCAATGCTCGCGGGAGCCGAGGTCATAAAAGCCTTTTCGGTGGTGCTAGCAGCCCCTGTATTTCGAGCAAATTTAAAAATAATGCCGTTACTAGAACCTGTACCAAGAAGTAAATTTTCGACCTGAGTTGATAACCCGGTTAGGGTCACGTTAGTGATTGTTGGATTCAGACAGCCGTCTTGTGTCACTGTGTCACATCGGTACATAGCGACGTTACCGCCATGAATTAGATGCTCAATAGTCACTTTATTGCCATTCAGTCTGGTCAGTTTTGGGGCTTTACCTTGACCATCAGCCGCATTAGCCAAATCACCAACGATGATCGAACCCGTCACCGACATAACCGCTTCAAGAAAACGATCATCCCCCGATGCAAACCAGCTTGATGCCGAGTGACGTTTCAGTGCTCGCCAGACCAAGTTACCTTTAATTGTTTTGTTCACATCAGATGCCGCGACACTTGAAGCGTTCTCATAAGGGTTCTTACCATTGGACTCACTCCAACTGGTAAAAATGTCTCCAGCCCCTTTAAGTGAGCTCAACATGCTGGCTTCTGTTTGCCCCTTTTTACCAAAAGCAGCCAGGGTATCGTTCACGACTCCCTGAGCCATTTGACAGGAATTGCCAAAATACTCGTTTAACTGCTGGATTTTCTTTTGCAGTGTCTCCATGTGCTGAGAGCATTTCTCACACATAGCACTGAGCGCTAATTGGAATGCGTATCCCTTGGCATTTGCCGCTACAGAGCGAAGTAATTGAACAAACTGATCTGCATTAACAAATGACAAACTTCCAGCGAACATATCAATGCCGCCACAACCTGCTTGGAATGACGGAGGCACCATTGAGACGAGGTTCTCGTTCATGATCCTGTTACGGACAACAACGCTTCCACCAGATATAACGCCACGCCGCTGACTCTCGAATACACCAGGCGCAGTGGTGTTGGTCATTGAACCAAACAACTGATTCAACTCCTGTTGCAAGCTTGCTTGGCTCATAGACGAAAAACCAATCGAACAGGCGATTAGCGATACTCGGAATACTTTTTTCATTGTTATAACCCTCCTTGTGCACGCAGATAGCGAACAAGGAACTCAGGGTCCTGTAATATCTTTTCGTTAAGCTCTTGGGCTGACATCGCGAGTGACACGCCGGGTTGAACAGGTCTTGTGGCAGAGTAAGTTTGATCATCAATCCAACCGGCTTGATGGGCTGCAAGAATGATTCGATTATTGAGCTCATCAAGGCTCATTGCGCCTTGGCCAATCGGAGTGATGACATTAGGCGGATCAACTAAGAACACGGCAGGGACAGTCGTAACGGACAAGGATTGTGCTTGTCCTGAATCGACTTTGTAATTGGGAAACTCTCCACCCGGTAAAGGCATGCCATCGACAGCAATAGCAAACACCTCGAAACCGTAGTTCAAAGCCATGGATTCGATGATAGGCGCTTGAGCGTGGCAGTAAGGGCAATCCGAACGATAGAAGAAGAACAAGCCAGCCCGTTTTGCTACTTCACCTAAAGCTACATCACGTTGAGCGCCAGCTTCTCGATCCATCCGATTGGCAGCATAGGTCGCCAAGGGTCTGCGACTGATTTCATCCAAAACTGGATCGCCCATGACCACCTGCTGACTAACATCAGCAAACTGTGAGCCCTTATCCAACATGACGCGCTGGAGATACAGATAGGCTCTGACGTTCTCATTCGTCGGCTCATCAATTGCCTTGTCCATGAAAGACTGCATGTGCTCACGAAACCAGGCAGCACTAAAAGGCTTTAGCTCGCTCTGACTCGACTCTTCCGCACCAAATTCCGGCTTCGTAAGCTCATCAGGCTGTTTAGGTTCAGGAATGACCTGATACCAAAACCAGCCTTCCTGACCACGCTGATAGAATTGCCCATCACTAGCATGGGCGGGTAAAATGAATAGAAAGAAAATAATGATTGGGATGGTCACCCATAGGATGAACCAAGGTAACAAGGGGGTTCTCATTGTCAGCTCCAGAATTTTTCATAGAGCTAACATGCTAAAGATCCCCGAAAGTTCGATTGACCAGATAGATGAATGAATCGTGTGTGTTTCTGACTAGCTGTTGTGACCAGTAACAACAGCTAAATTTAACGAGCCAAATTTATGATTGGACCGCTTTGAGCGAAAAACGGACATTATCGCTTCAATCAGCCGACGCGTTAGCGGTCGGCTGCATTGGTTTGTTAAGTTGCTTTGCTCGTTTCTTATCCTTAACCCACAATACAGAACCATTTGTTTTTTTCATTTCA is from Proteus columbae and encodes:
- a CDS encoding conjugal transfer protein TraH, producing MKKVFRVSLIACSIGFSSMSQASLQQELNQLFGSMTNTTAPGVFESQRRGVISGGSVVVRNRIMNENLVSMVPPSFQAGCGGIDMFAGSLSFVNADQFVQLLRSVAANAKGYAFQLALSAMCEKCSQHMETLQKKIQQLNEYFGNSCQMAQGVVNDTLAAFGKKGQTEASMLSSLKGAGDIFTSWSESNGKNPYENASSVAASDVNKTIKGNLVWRALKRHSASSWFASGDDRFLEAVMSVTGSIIVGDLANAADGQGKAPKLTRLNGNKVTIEHLIHGGNVAMYRCDTVTQDGCLNPTITNVTLTGLSTQVENLLLGTGSSNGIIFKFARNTGAASTTEKAFMTSAPASIGGMIRTLSALNEGAARSFASRAAPFIAVEMARALVEDMLNAARSTSGVEDHAYAKLLTEDLERARRQINEEYAALQRRYGSEQELLAHFNQVIQTIRKQRYYTVKSTALGE
- a CDS encoding thioredoxin family protein, whose translation is MRTPLLPWFILWVTIPIIIFFLFILPAHASDGQFYQRGQEGWFWYQVIPEPKQPDELTKPEFGAEESSQSELKPFSAAWFREHMQSFMDKAIDEPTNENVRAYLYLQRVMLDKGSQFADVSQQVVMGDPVLDEISRRPLATYAANRMDREAGAQRDVALGEVAKRAGLFFFYRSDCPYCHAQAPIIESMALNYGFEVFAIAVDGMPLPGGEFPNYKVDSGQAQSLSVTTVPAVFLVDPPNVITPIGQGAMSLDELNNRIILAAHQAGWIDDQTYSATRPVQPGVSLAMSAQELNEKILQDPEFLVRYLRAQGGL